The Devosia sp. SD17-2 genome includes a region encoding these proteins:
- a CDS encoding ABC transporter substrate-binding protein, whose translation MSLNKLSPQEFDALSRDYLKRFSLSRRGFLTGAAALGAAAGLGLPGMAMAQDANGTLRVGRSEEPDTLDPHRTTLSVSSTTMDLIYEPLARRDYEGNVFAGLAESWEFSNENRTLTFKLKPGVTFHDGTPCDAEAVAWTVARHLNPDNASPSAFFLGPLERAEAIDAVTVAYHFTEPFVPVWVGLTLGYSAPISPTAAEASGDQFGRQPVGAGPFRLASWSTDRGIRLERNADYGAVNTPARLEAVEFFHYPEDATRLAAFETGEIDAIYTGGSVPLDAVRRLRQNPDAIVLERPAQMMRALVFNQRRAPFDNANVRKAFAHAIDVERMIAFALDGNAAVATSPIASAISGYSPATADLAYGYDPDAAKKLLAEAGHAEGLRVTLVTNDTPVIRRTAEIIQAQLAEVGVEVAIETLPIAQWSAITSQGGQDMVISTYSYTDADIVYPVLHSTGALNRAFHDNAELDALIAEQRVTVDAAERQVILDEIQALVISEAYWKPLFEPLNFAVVSTKVEDAQLNTAGELRPDLMAIKS comes from the coding sequence ATGTCTTTGAACAAGCTTTCTCCTCAGGAATTCGACGCCCTGTCGCGAGACTATCTCAAGCGCTTTTCGCTGTCGCGCCGCGGTTTTCTAACCGGCGCTGCAGCTTTGGGCGCGGCCGCTGGCCTGGGCCTTCCCGGCATGGCAATGGCCCAGGATGCCAATGGAACGCTCCGCGTGGGCCGTTCCGAAGAACCCGACACGCTGGACCCGCATCGCACCACGCTTTCGGTGTCGTCGACCACGATGGACCTCATCTATGAACCCCTCGCGCGTCGCGACTATGAGGGCAATGTGTTTGCCGGCCTGGCCGAAAGCTGGGAGTTCAGCAATGAGAACCGGACGCTGACTTTCAAGCTCAAGCCAGGGGTAACCTTCCACGATGGCACGCCCTGCGATGCCGAAGCCGTGGCTTGGACGGTCGCCCGTCATCTCAATCCCGACAATGCCTCGCCCAGTGCCTTCTTCCTTGGGCCACTGGAGCGCGCCGAGGCCATCGATGCAGTCACCGTCGCCTACCACTTCACCGAGCCTTTCGTGCCGGTGTGGGTTGGCTTGACCCTCGGCTATTCGGCGCCAATCTCGCCGACCGCTGCCGAAGCCTCTGGCGATCAGTTTGGTCGCCAGCCGGTTGGTGCGGGTCCGTTCCGACTTGCGTCTTGGTCCACCGATCGTGGCATCCGTCTGGAACGCAATGCGGACTATGGTGCGGTCAATACGCCTGCGCGTCTGGAAGCCGTCGAGTTCTTCCACTACCCGGAAGACGCAACTCGTCTTGCCGCCTTCGAGACGGGCGAAATCGACGCTATCTATACCGGCGGCTCAGTGCCACTGGATGCAGTCCGCCGTCTGCGCCAGAATCCGGACGCGATTGTGCTTGAGCGCCCTGCGCAGATGATGCGCGCCCTGGTCTTCAACCAGCGTCGCGCGCCGTTTGACAACGCCAATGTTCGTAAGGCTTTCGCCCATGCCATCGACGTTGAGCGCATGATTGCCTTCGCTCTCGACGGGAATGCAGCGGTCGCGACGTCACCGATAGCGAGCGCCATCAGCGGATACTCGCCAGCAACTGCAGATCTCGCCTACGGCTACGATCCGGACGCAGCAAAGAAGCTTCTGGCCGAAGCCGGGCATGCTGAAGGTCTGCGGGTGACGCTCGTCACCAATGACACTCCAGTGATCCGCCGCACGGCGGAAATCATCCAGGCCCAGCTGGCCGAGGTGGGCGTCGAAGTGGCAATCGAGACGCTCCCGATCGCCCAGTGGTCAGCTATCACCTCACAGGGTGGACAGGACATGGTGATTTCGACCTATTCCTACACCGATGCCGACATTGTCTATCCTGTTCTCCATTCGACCGGAGCGCTCAACCGTGCATTCCACGATAATGCGGAACTCGACGCACTGATCGCCGAGCAGCGCGTGACCGTTGATGCGGCGGAACGTCAGGTCATTCTCGACGAGATCCAGGCGCTGGTGATCAGCGAGGCATATTGGAAGCCTTTGTTTGAGCCGCTGAACTTCGCGGTTGTCTCAACCAAGGTGGAAGATGCGCAGCTGAACACCGCCGGCGAGCTCCGTCCGGACCTCATGGCAATTAAGTCGTAA
- a CDS encoding serine hydrolase domain-containing protein, which translates to MGKGDNRLMTRARPDFGQKAAGLFTHLDAAAGPGAVVAVLEHGKEIFSGTYGLANINNAVPMARDTILRIGSQTKQFTVLLTLMLEAEGKLSLSDRVQKYLPYVPTLEHEVTLLHLAQNTSGYRDHLEGMIFSGLSIYAPSTRQTGRDVIARQDALNFAPGSAMTYCNAGFFMLSEIIEQIEGKSFNDVLTERITGPLGMKDTSLMRCDGAVIDRLAAHYTRRADGWYNLGWGLDLGGEGGMVSTLADMIIWQQNLWSPKVGTPEMYDRMSTPCTYTNGVQGYYGLGLVTDTYRGRRAVGHGGTVAGGKSESTRFIDDGLGVVIIANNDQMATFSVGRRLADIYFGDKPPAPIAFNPGRYRHQDGSDIFEIVTADGVPAFHSGSVSPFDFAHPTGAKPERAITDLVLKPGAGDTIDGLFCGTARSYVPLAKDASASKPLAGRYVNETQSLKVEITGDSQTAKFHLRSGIGALTTSLVAADADLWIMLPEGSELSPGQAWIGTLLVTEDGFTQNTDRMKNLSFTAL; encoded by the coding sequence ATGGGCAAGGGGGACAATCGACTAATGACTAGAGCTAGGCCCGACTTCGGCCAGAAGGCCGCAGGACTTTTCACTCATCTTGACGCAGCTGCAGGCCCAGGGGCGGTCGTCGCTGTGCTCGAACACGGCAAAGAAATTTTCTCCGGCACCTACGGCCTGGCCAACATCAACAACGCAGTGCCTATGGCGCGCGACACGATCTTGCGCATTGGTTCGCAAACCAAGCAGTTCACAGTTCTGCTGACGCTGATGCTAGAGGCCGAAGGCAAGCTTTCGCTCTCCGATCGGGTCCAGAAGTATCTCCCTTATGTACCTACCCTCGAGCACGAAGTGACCCTGCTCCATCTGGCGCAGAACACAAGTGGTTACCGCGACCACCTGGAAGGAATGATCTTTTCCGGCCTGTCCATCTACGCCCCGTCAACGCGCCAGACTGGACGCGATGTGATCGCGCGGCAGGACGCCCTCAATTTTGCGCCCGGCAGCGCCATGACCTACTGCAATGCCGGCTTCTTCATGCTGTCCGAGATCATCGAACAGATCGAAGGCAAATCATTCAACGATGTGTTGACAGAGCGGATCACCGGCCCCCTTGGCATGAAGGACACGTCGCTGATGCGCTGCGACGGGGCCGTCATTGATCGCCTGGCTGCACACTACACCCGTCGTGCGGACGGCTGGTACAATCTTGGATGGGGCCTTGATCTTGGTGGCGAAGGCGGCATGGTCTCCACGCTGGCCGACATGATCATATGGCAGCAAAATCTCTGGTCGCCCAAGGTTGGCACCCCGGAGATGTATGATCGCATGTCCACGCCGTGCACCTACACCAACGGTGTTCAGGGCTACTATGGTCTCGGCCTGGTAACGGATACATATCGTGGACGACGCGCAGTCGGCCACGGCGGTACAGTCGCTGGCGGCAAATCTGAATCGACCCGCTTCATCGACGACGGCTTGGGCGTGGTTATCATTGCGAACAACGACCAAATGGCCACCTTCTCGGTTGGCCGCCGTCTCGCCGACATTTATTTTGGTGACAAGCCCCCTGCCCCCATAGCGTTTAATCCCGGTCGTTACCGCCATCAGGACGGCTCCGATATCTTCGAGATCGTCACGGCCGATGGTGTGCCAGCGTTTCATTCGGGCAGCGTATCCCCCTTTGACTTCGCTCATCCGACCGGCGCCAAGCCAGAGCGCGCGATCACGGATCTCGTGCTCAAGCCGGGTGCTGGAGACACGATCGATGGCTTGTTCTGCGGTACTGCACGCAGCTATGTGCCGCTCGCCAAGGATGCCTCTGCGTCCAAGCCTCTGGCCGGTCGCTATGTCAATGAAACGCAGAGCCTCAAGGTCGAAATTACTGGCGACAGCCAGACGGCGAAATTCCACCTTCGCTCTGGGATCGGCGCTTTGACGACTTCGCTGGTGGCAGCCGACGCCGATCTTTGGATCATGCTTCCCGAAGGAAGTGAGCTGTCGCCTGGTCAGGCTTGGATCGGCACGCTCCTCGTGACCGAGGACGGCTTCACCCAGAATACCGACCGCATGAAAAACCTCTCTTTCACTGCCCTCTAA
- a CDS encoding XRE family transcriptional regulator has protein sequence MEILVIQPPKLSECLRAVRQRHGWTLQQVSDRTGVALSTLSKVENDLMSLTYDKIVQICEGLGIPVTEMLTVEDTTGRERTRRSLVGPANTLELQTRNYDYEYLCTDLINKRMVPIIARLHSRDIKDFGGLMRHQGEEFVYVIEGAIEIHTDHYAPARIAAGSGVYIDSTMGHGYISVGEGEAIILCVCSAPEPNFEQVLISVI, from the coding sequence ATGGAAATTCTGGTGATTCAACCGCCGAAACTGAGTGAGTGCCTGCGAGCCGTGAGGCAGCGTCATGGGTGGACATTGCAACAGGTCAGCGATCGGACGGGCGTGGCCCTGTCGACGCTGTCAAAGGTCGAAAACGACCTGATGTCGCTGACCTATGACAAGATTGTCCAGATCTGCGAAGGCCTAGGCATTCCAGTGACAGAAATGCTGACAGTTGAGGATACAACCGGCAGGGAGCGCACTCGGCGCTCGCTTGTCGGTCCAGCCAACACGTTGGAACTTCAGACGCGCAACTATGACTACGAATATCTTTGCACAGATCTGATCAACAAGCGCATGGTGCCGATTATCGCGCGGTTGCACTCTCGTGATATCAAGGATTTCGGTGGCCTGATGCGGCATCAGGGCGAGGAATTCGTCTATGTGATAGAGGGTGCTATTGAAATCCACACCGACCATTATGCTCCTGCCCGGATCGCCGCTGGCTCTGGTGTGTACATCGACAGTACGATGGGTCACGGCTACATCTCAGTTGGAGAGGGCGAAGCCATAATTTTGTGCGTTTGTTCAGCGCCCGAGCCCAACTTCGAACAAGTGTTAATCAGCGTTATCTAA
- the nanR gene encoding transcriptional regulator NanR, with translation MNSSQQDPIIRRKLSHQIEERLLAQIQNGDVAPGDLLPSERELMSLYQVGRPAIREAMQNLQRMGLIEIRHGERPKVAEPSLEQAIAQLGQTMHHVLSHSENSLDHLKQARLTFEVEMARLAARGCAKEQIDPIRTLVAEQQSVAHSAAEFLTLDGRFHVEIAKLSGNPIFAALSEALFSWLAKFHAHLVRSPGHEELTILEHTAILDAIESGDEISAAKHMADHLSRANALYSVANNQRNGS, from the coding sequence ATGAACAGCAGCCAGCAGGACCCGATCATCCGGCGCAAACTCTCCCATCAGATCGAAGAGCGACTGCTTGCCCAGATTCAGAACGGCGATGTAGCCCCAGGCGACCTTCTGCCGTCCGAACGAGAACTGATGTCACTCTATCAGGTTGGACGACCGGCGATCCGGGAAGCGATGCAGAACTTGCAGCGGATGGGACTGATTGAAATCAGGCATGGGGAACGACCAAAGGTCGCCGAGCCTTCGCTGGAGCAGGCCATCGCCCAGTTGGGGCAAACAATGCACCATGTTTTGTCGCATTCTGAAAACAGCCTGGATCACCTCAAGCAGGCCAGATTGACTTTCGAGGTAGAGATGGCCCGCCTTGCCGCGCGGGGCTGCGCAAAGGAGCAAATCGATCCCATTCGCACTCTGGTCGCCGAGCAACAGAGTGTCGCGCACTCCGCTGCAGAGTTTCTCACGCTGGACGGCCGTTTTCATGTCGAAATCGCCAAGCTCAGCGGCAATCCAATATTTGCTGCTTTGAGTGAGGCCCTGTTCTCATGGCTAGCAAAGTTCCACGCCCATTTGGTCCGTAGCCCCGGCCACGAAGAGCTGACAATCCTCGAGCACACAGCCATACTGGACGCGATCGAGAGCGGCGACGAAATCAGCGCGGCCAAGCATATGGCGGATCACCTCAGCCGGGCAAACGCGCTCTACAGTGTCGCCAACAATCAGAGAAACGGGAGCTGA
- a CDS encoding phosphogluconate dehydrogenase C-terminal domain-containing protein yields the protein MTKIALLGAGGKMGVRLSKNLQGSRFDVAHVEVSAEGQKRLQDEVGVECVERADALAGANVIVLAVPDRLIGKILHQFIDEVDAGTLIVMLDAAAPHAGELPKRDDVSYFVTHPCHPPLFNDETDLTAKKDYFGGVAAKQHIVCALMQGPEEHYALGEEVARTIYKPVMRAHRCTVEAIAILEPALSETIGATLSLALREATDEAVRRGVPKEAARDFMLGHLNIELSIAFEEFPEGKFSDGALHAISAARPVIFKENWLDAIFAPEAVLASVKEICNPPKKDS from the coding sequence ATGACAAAGATCGCGCTGTTGGGTGCAGGTGGTAAGATGGGCGTCCGCCTGTCGAAGAATCTCCAGGGCTCGCGGTTTGACGTTGCCCATGTTGAAGTGTCAGCTGAAGGTCAGAAGCGGCTGCAGGACGAGGTGGGCGTGGAATGCGTCGAGCGCGCTGATGCCCTGGCTGGCGCGAATGTGATTGTTCTTGCTGTGCCTGATCGCCTCATCGGCAAGATACTTCATCAGTTTATCGATGAGGTCGACGCAGGCACTCTGATCGTCATGCTTGACGCTGCTGCGCCCCACGCGGGCGAACTCCCAAAGCGCGACGATGTCAGCTATTTCGTCACTCATCCCTGTCACCCGCCGCTCTTCAACGATGAGACGGACCTCACGGCTAAGAAGGACTATTTTGGCGGCGTAGCTGCCAAGCAGCATATCGTCTGCGCGCTTATGCAGGGACCGGAAGAGCATTATGCGCTCGGCGAAGAGGTTGCTCGGACCATCTACAAGCCGGTCATGCGTGCGCATCGCTGCACAGTAGAAGCTATCGCTATTCTTGAGCCTGCGCTGTCTGAAACAATCGGTGCCACGCTGTCTCTTGCCCTGCGCGAGGCGACCGATGAGGCTGTGCGACGCGGGGTTCCGAAGGAGGCGGCGCGTGATTTCATGCTGGGCCATCTCAATATCGAACTTAGTATTGCGTTCGAAGAATTCCCGGAAGGCAAGTTCTCCGATGGGGCTCTGCACGCTATTTCGGCTGCCCGTCCGGTGATCTTCAAGGAGAACTGGCTCGATGCCATCTTCGCGCCGGAAGCTGTGCTGGCCTCTGTCAAAGAGATTTGCAATCCGCCTAAAAAGGATAGCTGA
- a CDS encoding ribulose-bisphosphate carboxylase large subunit family protein — protein MSDRIIAHYLIETASDVRKAAEVMAGEQSSGTFVAVPGETPELTERAGAQIVGLEMLEPVDQPSLPGAKPAGVGEQYQRARVTLSWPIENMGPSLPNLVATVAGNLFELQQFSGLRLLDLELPTPFFSSYPGPQFGVGGTRALSGVDAGPLIGTIIKPSVGFGPEETAGLVKILCEGGIDFIKDDELQANGPYCPFAYRVDAVMAVINEHADRTGKKVMFAFNVTGDLDEMRRNHDLVLEKGGTCVMASLNSVGLVGMIELRRHAQLPIHAHRNGWGYLSRHPMLGWSYVAWQKIWRLAGADHMHVNGLRNKFSEGDESVLASARACLTPMSEQSPCIAMPVFSSGQTVSQPPDTYAALGSLDLIYAAGGGVVAHPDGISAGVQSLRESWTATVAGIPLKTYAKDHPALARALESLSR, from the coding sequence GTGAGTGATCGCATAATTGCCCATTACCTGATCGAAACCGCATCAGATGTCCGCAAGGCCGCTGAAGTCATGGCGGGGGAGCAATCCTCGGGGACTTTTGTCGCCGTGCCTGGTGAGACACCAGAACTGACGGAGCGAGCGGGAGCGCAGATCGTTGGACTGGAAATGCTCGAGCCTGTCGACCAGCCTTCGCTTCCCGGGGCAAAGCCGGCGGGCGTGGGCGAGCAATATCAGCGTGCTCGCGTTACGCTGTCCTGGCCGATCGAGAATATGGGCCCCTCACTGCCCAACCTTGTCGCGACAGTCGCCGGAAATCTTTTCGAATTGCAGCAGTTCTCGGGGCTGCGCCTGCTCGACCTCGAGCTGCCTACACCGTTCTTTTCGTCCTATCCGGGCCCTCAATTCGGTGTGGGTGGGACGCGCGCCCTCAGCGGTGTGGATGCCGGCCCGCTTATCGGCACTATTATCAAGCCCAGCGTCGGATTTGGACCGGAAGAAACTGCGGGCCTCGTGAAAATCCTGTGCGAGGGCGGTATCGACTTCATCAAGGACGATGAGCTGCAGGCAAACGGCCCGTATTGCCCGTTCGCCTATCGCGTCGACGCGGTAATGGCAGTGATCAATGAGCACGCCGATCGAACGGGGAAGAAGGTGATGTTCGCCTTCAACGTCACCGGTGACCTCGACGAGATGCGCCGAAACCATGATCTCGTCCTCGAGAAGGGCGGCACCTGCGTCATGGCCAGCCTCAACTCGGTGGGCCTGGTTGGGATGATCGAGTTGCGCCGCCACGCTCAACTTCCCATCCACGCCCATCGCAATGGCTGGGGCTATCTCTCGCGCCACCCGATGCTGGGATGGTCCTACGTGGCCTGGCAGAAAATATGGCGCCTCGCCGGTGCGGACCACATGCACGTCAATGGCCTGCGCAACAAGTTCTCGGAAGGCGACGAGAGCGTGCTCGCCTCGGCGCGCGCTTGCCTGACCCCAATGTCAGAGCAGTCGCCGTGTATTGCCATGCCCGTGTTCTCTTCTGGTCAGACGGTCAGCCAGCCCCCCGATACCTATGCAGCACTCGGGTCTCTCGACCTGATCTACGCTGCTGGTGGTGGCGTGGTGGCGCATCCTGACGGCATTAGCGCCGGCGTGCAAAGCCTGAGAGAGAGCTGGACCGCAACTGTGGCGGGCATTCCACTCAAAACCTATGCGAAAGATCATCCCGCTTTGGCCCGGGCTCTTGAAAGCCTCAGTCGATGA
- a CDS encoding four-carbon acid sugar kinase family protein: protein MSIRENGRLLSWYGDDFTGSAAVLEVLAFAGVEAVLFLDVPTQAQLAAFPNAQAIGLAGVARSFSPKWMDENLPPIFEALARLGAPLVHYKICSTLDSSPEIGSIGRAAEIGQRHLDSAWSPVLVAAPPIGRYQAFGHLFASSSQGTVRLDRHPVMSRHPVTPMGESDVALHLSKQTSEKAGCIDLLGLRGPDKGLGALKALRNEGARLITCDTIDQSDLVAAGQLIWNHRAEAPLVIGSQGIEYALIAYWNAISALPVRAAPQSVGDVSQIAAVSGSVSATTAEQIAWAGNNGFGLIAFDAAAVADPAGRARAVNDAVEDSKAVLSSGKSVLVHSARGPDDPAVETFRKAVSASGLDLAEANAEVGKALGQVLSRLLQETSIQRAVISGGDTSGHATRQLGVDALTALAPTVPGAALCAAHGTLARPLQLALKGGQMGTPDYFGWIRAGGGAAYRNGQR, encoded by the coding sequence ATGAGCATTCGCGAAAATGGTCGACTGCTATCTTGGTACGGTGACGACTTCACCGGCTCTGCAGCTGTTCTGGAGGTTCTCGCCTTCGCCGGTGTGGAGGCCGTGTTGTTTCTCGACGTGCCTACCCAGGCGCAGCTGGCTGCATTTCCAAACGCGCAGGCAATCGGTCTCGCCGGCGTGGCGCGATCGTTCTCGCCCAAATGGATGGACGAAAACCTGCCGCCGATATTTGAGGCCCTCGCAAGGCTCGGGGCGCCCCTTGTGCACTACAAGATCTGTTCGACGCTCGACTCCTCTCCGGAAATCGGCTCGATCGGACGCGCTGCAGAAATCGGCCAGCGGCATCTCGACAGTGCTTGGTCGCCAGTCCTCGTGGCGGCACCTCCGATCGGCCGCTATCAGGCCTTTGGGCATCTCTTTGCTAGTTCGAGCCAAGGGACCGTGCGCCTCGATCGTCACCCGGTGATGAGCCGCCACCCCGTCACGCCGATGGGAGAGAGCGACGTCGCACTCCATCTCTCGAAGCAGACCTCCGAGAAAGCGGGGTGCATCGACCTGCTTGGGCTTAGAGGGCCCGACAAGGGTTTGGGCGCGCTCAAGGCGCTGCGCAATGAAGGCGCTCGTCTCATAACTTGCGACACGATTGACCAGTCCGACCTCGTGGCTGCAGGGCAACTAATCTGGAACCATAGGGCAGAGGCGCCGCTGGTGATTGGCTCGCAGGGGATCGAGTACGCTCTGATAGCCTATTGGAACGCGATTTCCGCTTTGCCCGTGAGAGCGGCGCCCCAAAGTGTCGGAGATGTCAGCCAGATCGCCGCAGTCTCAGGGTCAGTGTCCGCGACCACCGCCGAGCAGATTGCCTGGGCAGGCAACAATGGTTTTGGCCTGATTGCTTTCGATGCTGCTGCGGTGGCGGATCCCGCTGGTCGGGCGAGAGCCGTAAATGACGCAGTTGAGGATTCCAAGGCTGTCCTGTCGTCCGGCAAGAGTGTGCTCGTGCATAGTGCCCGGGGACCTGACGATCCGGCCGTTGAAACCTTCCGCAAGGCAGTGAGCGCATCCGGCCTCGATTTGGCGGAGGCCAATGCGGAAGTGGGCAAGGCACTCGGTCAAGTCCTGTCCCGACTGCTGCAGGAAACCAGTATTCAGCGCGCGGTGATTTCGGGGGGAGACACTTCCGGACACGCGACACGTCAACTGGGGGTCGACGCACTGACTGCCTTGGCTCCCACTGTTCCAGGAGCCGCGCTCTGCGCGGCCCACGGAACCCTAGCCCGTCCCCTGCAACTGGCGCTCAAGGGCGGACAGATGGGGACGCCCGACTATTTTGGTTGGATCAGAGCAGGTGGTGGCGCCGCCTATCGAAACGGCCAGCGCTAG
- a CDS encoding ABC transporter substrate-binding protein — MKTAFKYVLFGSALSSLALVATPSFASPDAPVIALANSFYGNTWRHQMVEAFEDAAEEAKAAGQIADYIVLNGDGSVVQQNSQMAELILKGVDVIAINAASETAVNGMIERACAAGIIVISFDSVASAPCNYQLNFDFLGYKAEQAEAVMQMIGGEGNVIVVRGVAGSAPDEAMYSAQQSVLEKYPDVNVVATVYGQATASVAQSAIANVLPSLPRVDAVLGQGGSDDVGIAQAFVQYGGEYEGNMPIIEGGGGTDFIRWWAEANAENGYETISMNTTPGIGGAAFWLGLSLLQGAEAPKQMLMPVATVTNENLADYADVAPGRIISPSYSLEWVQTNLLSN; from the coding sequence ATGAAGACCGCATTCAAATACGTCCTGTTTGGCAGTGCCCTTAGCAGCCTGGCTCTCGTCGCCACCCCCAGTTTCGCATCTCCCGATGCGCCGGTTATTGCTCTCGCGAACTCGTTTTATGGCAATACCTGGCGCCATCAGATGGTCGAAGCTTTCGAAGATGCGGCCGAGGAAGCCAAGGCTGCGGGGCAGATTGCTGACTACATCGTGCTTAATGGCGATGGCAGCGTAGTGCAGCAGAATAGCCAGATGGCCGAGTTGATACTCAAGGGTGTCGACGTCATCGCGATCAACGCCGCTTCTGAAACGGCAGTTAACGGGATGATCGAGCGCGCCTGTGCCGCCGGCATCATTGTCATCAGCTTTGACTCTGTGGCCTCTGCACCCTGCAATTATCAGCTCAATTTCGACTTCCTTGGCTATAAGGCCGAGCAGGCGGAAGCCGTGATGCAAATGATTGGCGGCGAAGGCAATGTGATCGTCGTGCGCGGCGTCGCCGGCTCTGCGCCAGACGAAGCGATGTATAGTGCGCAGCAGTCCGTGCTGGAGAAGTATCCGGACGTGAACGTTGTCGCCACCGTCTACGGACAGGCCACCGCGTCGGTCGCACAATCTGCTATCGCCAACGTCCTGCCGAGCCTGCCGCGCGTCGACGCTGTGCTGGGTCAGGGGGGGAGCGATGACGTCGGTATCGCGCAGGCCTTCGTGCAGTATGGCGGTGAATACGAGGGCAACATGCCCATTATCGAGGGCGGTGGCGGCACCGACTTTATTCGCTGGTGGGCCGAAGCGAACGCCGAAAATGGCTATGAAACGATCTCTATGAACACCACGCCCGGGATTGGCGGGGCCGCCTTCTGGCTTGGCCTCTCTCTGCTGCAGGGTGCGGAGGCTCCCAAGCAGATGCTGATGCCGGTTGCTACTGTAACCAATGAGAATCTGGCGGACTATGCCGATGTGGCTCCCGGCCGCATTATTAGCCCGTCCTATTCTCTGGAATGGGTTCAAACCAATCTGCTGTCGAACTGA